The sequence AAATAGTCCATCTGACTCCATTGCCAGGGCCATCAGAATATATATAATATGTTCCTGTATTTGGGTAATCATTTTTTAGTATAAGCATCCAGTTGCTTGTGTTTGTAATTTTAATCCATCCCATAACTGTAATAGACCTATTGTTTAGGTTCGAAGAATTTGAAATATTTATATTATTTATGCCATTAAATTGACCCGCATAAATTCCGGTTTTGCCGGAACTATAGTGAATACCAGCTCCACTCCAAGTTCCGGTGTTACTGTTTCCAGAAGAATCAATTGCTGTTGTTCCGCTGCCTTCATCAAATTTCCACCAACCAACTAGGCCAGGAGCGGTTCCAAAACCGGAGCTAGAACTAGAATTAACGCCAGCAGAGGTAGAGTTAACATTATTACCAAGACAAAAGTTAAGACTGTAGTTGCTGTTATCAGGAGTAGAAGAGTAAGTATAGTTATTATCACCACAACCTGAGTCATTTCTAGGGCTTGGATTATTAGGTATGTTATTAATATAAATTTTAGTACCATCAGCCGATGCTAGGGCATTACCTGGAGTAATGATTGTCGGATAATATCCATAGTCTGAGTAATATAATTCTAAGGCTGTGCTAATTTGTTTTATATCTGCTACTCTTCTAGCGTCTCTTGCTTTAGCCCTAGCGTTGCCTAACGCAATAATAGCCATAGTGGATAAGACTCCAATAATGGCTATTACTACAAGTAATTCAATTAAAGTGAAACCTTTTTCACTTTTTAGATTCATATTTTATAATGCTTTTACCTCATTTACAGTCTTGCCTTTTATAAAGCTTTTGATATTTTCAATTGTTGTCTTAGTAATTCTATCAACCGCTTCTTGACTATAGAAAGCGATATGCGGCGTGTAAATTACATTGTCTTTAGCAAGGAGTTTATGGTCTTTTATAAGCATGGCCATTTCTTTGTTATTAGATTTTTCGCGATGCAACATGTGGTGTTCTTCTAACAATAAATTCTCACCTTCTAGAACATCAAGTCCAATTCCTCTTAAGATTTTTTTATCGAGTGCCTCGATTAAAGCGCTAGTGTCAACCAAACCACCGCGAGCGGTATTAATTAATATCGCGCCTTTCTTAATTAGTTTAATATTCTTTTTGTTGATAATGTGATGAGTTGCTTTGCAGTATGGAAGATGCATTGAAATGACATCTGACTTTTTTAGCAATTCATTTAAGCCAACATATTTAAAGTTAAGAGTTTCTGATAAAAATTTGTCTCGATTTATATCATAAACTAAAACATCCATACCAAAGCCGCGAGCAATTCTAATAAGATGTAAGCCAATATGGCCACAACCAACAACACCAATAGTTTTGTCTTGTAAGTCAAAGCCTTTTAAGCCCTCGATAGAGTAATCTTTTTTTAAACTTCGCAAATATGATTTAAAAACATTTCTTGATAAATTTAAAATTAAGGCAAAGGCATGTTCAGCCACTGTGTTTTCACCATAAGTTGGCACGTTAACTACTTTAACTTTTTGGGCTGTTGATTGCTTTAAGTCAATGTGATCAAAACCAGTTGAGCGCGTAGCAATTAATTTGAGGTTTGGTAGCTCTTTAATAATTTTCGCGTCAATTTTAGAAGTAATAAAACTTGTAATGACATTAGTATTTTTAAACTTTTTAAGAGGTACTTTTTGAATTGGTTCCTTAAAAAATGTAATCTTTTGCCCTTTTAATTCTTTCTTAAACATGTCCTGTTCCCAAGGTTTTGTTTCAAAAATAGCGATGTTCATAGGTTTATTTTTAGAATGCCATCCTAGCGAACGCTAGGATCCAGGATTTGACCGAAACAGCTTTAATTGTAGAGTAATAATTTTTAAAGCTTGTACGTTTTACTCCTGGTTTCCCGCTTGCGCGGGAATGACAAATTATTATTTTTTTAATTCTTCTTCTAATAATTCTTTGACCACGGCTGGGTTAGCCGCTCCTTTGCTGGCTGCCATAACTTGACCGATAAAGAATTGAATAACTGTTACTTTACCTTTCTTGTATAATTCAACCTGATCTGGTTTGGCTGAGATAATTTTTTTAATAATTTCCTTAAGTGCAGTCTTATCATCAATTTGCGCTAAACCTAAACTATTCATGATAGAAGTTGGTTCACCGCCTTTATTCATCATAACACTCAAGATTTTTTGCGCCGCACTAGAATTAATTTTGCCTTGATGAACCATTAAAATAAATTCAGCTAAGTTCTCAGCGGTTAATTTTAGATCCTTAGCGCTTTGATTTTTTTCGTTAAGGTTTTTGCTTAATTCATTAATAATCCAGTTAACAGCTAATTTAGATAAAATAACTCTTTGTCTTTCCCAGTTATCACCTTTAGTTTTAACCCAGGCTTGTAACTCAGAAATAACGTCTTCAGTAAAAGACAAAAGATTTTTATCAAGTGCTACAACCATGGCATCATATTCAGATAGGCCATATTCTGCTCTTAAACGACTTTCTGTTTTCCACGGTAATTCAACCATGCGAGCTTTAATATCTTTAAGCCATGAATTTGTAATAACAACTGGTGGCAAGTCAGGTTCAGGGAAGTAGCGGTAGTCAGCTGAAGTTTCTTTAACGCGCTGTCTGACAGTTTCGCTCTTTTGGTCATTCCAGCCACGTGTTTCAGGTAAAATTGTTTCACCTTTGTCTAAGGCAATGCTTTGACGTTTAATTTCAAATTCTAAAGCACGCTCAAGAGAACGGAAAGAGTTAATATTTTTTAATTCAACCTTGGCGTTCAATTTTGCTTTGCCAACAGGAATAATCTGGCCATTTTTATATTTCCATGAACCCTTGGTCTGTAAGCTGATATTTCCTTCACAACGCATTTCTCCTTTTTCCATGTCAGCCGTAGAAATATTAAAGTAGCGCAAAACTTGCTGATAGCGTTGGCCAAAAGCTTTGGCTGTGGCAGGATCAGGAATAATTGGTTCAGTTACTAATTCTAAAAGTGGAGTTCCGGCGCGGTTGAAGTCAACTAGTGAGTCATCAGATAATGCTGGATGCGACAAACGTCCAGTGTCTTCTTCTAAGTGAATTCTGGTTATAGCAATTTTTTTGTCATTAACTTCTAATGAGCCGCCTTCACAAAAGGGGATATCATACTGTGAAATTTGATAGCCTTTTGGTAAATCAGGATAAAAATAATTTTTGCGATCAAATTTAGAATGCTGATTAATAGTGCAGTCTAAGGCTAAACCAAGCAGAATAGTTTTCTCAACAGCTTCTTTATTGACAGTCGGTAGTGTTCCAGGATGGCCAAGACAAATTGGGCAAACATTTGTGTTTGCTTCAGCAGAGGTTTCGTTCGCACAAGAACAAAACATCTTTGATTTAGTTTTAAGGCCAGCATGTATTTCTAGCCCGATAATTATGTCGTACATGGCTTTATTTTAGCATATTTTTTGTTTCTTTAGCATATTTTCAGGGCTATATTTGACATATATTGATATATATGATATAATATAGATACAATAAAATAGTTTATTGTCCCATGTTGCGGGGTTCGCAAAAAGGTTCTTTAAAAAGGAGATCAAATGAAACATCCTTTTTTAGTTTTCTTCTGTGTATCAGTACCATTATTGGTATGCGGATTCGGTTTAATGGTTTTGGGCGCAGTCTCTTGGCCATTAGACGTGGAAACATCTGTCATAGCTTTGACAGATGGTGGAGTCGCTTTAAGCGGATTCTTTGTTTCTTTGCATGCTTTGTCTTCGTAGACAAAGCACAGACCCTCGCTAGACGTGAACTGGACTAGTAATAGTTGGCTAGTGAGGAGTAAACGGGTTCACGGTTAATGAAAAATATTCAGTTTTGCGAAAGGCAGAAACCTATACTGCGGGGTGCGCAGAAAATCCTTAAAAAAGGAAAAAATAATGGACAATCCAAAAATGACTGATAAAAGATGGGCGGAAATTGCTCAGATTGCTATTGGTTATTTGTTGGGAAAGCTCGGAATTGAGCTTTCTCACGACTCTTCAAGGGAATTAAAAAATCTAGCAAAGAAGCTAGAAATTCCTTTCGAAGAATTGCAGTACTTTGCAAGACCATTTATCCAGGAGATGCTGGATAAAACTTACGGCAAAGAAAAAAACTAAGCCAGAGTTGAGCTTATTTAATAAGTTCGGAAAAGGGTAAATGAGATCCTCATAATGACGATACTCAGAACAAGAACCCAGCTCCGCTTAGTAAGCCGGTTATATTCGTATAACCGGCTTTTTTATTTAATTAAAGTAGAAACTTTAGCTTTGATAATTTCGTGAATTTCTTCGCGGCTCATAATTTGATCATCTTTGACGCATTCAATCATGGTCATGTCTTCAGAAAAAAGTTTAGCGATTTCCAGATAAGTAAGCTCAGCTTTTTTTAAGTGCTCAGGATCTTTTTCATGAATATCTTGAACGTTGCCGCGATTAGTAATAAGTTTAGTGTTTATTTCTGAGCTAACATGTAAAAGTATATTTAAATCAGGTTTAGGAATTTGGCAAATTTCATATTCAAAATCATATAACCAAGTAAAATATTCCCGAAGCGCTGCTTGATCTGTGAACTTACTGCCTTGATGACCCATATTAGCAGTAACATAGCGATCAGTTACAACAATTTTACCTTCGGCCAACATTTCTTTGATGGCTTGGCTTTTATCAAAGCGATCAAGAGCATAAAAAATAGAACTTAAGCGAGGGTTAACTTCATTAGCTTTTTGACCATAATCACCATTCAAATATCTTTCAACAAAATAGGCTGATGGCGTACCATAGCTTGGAAAACTAATTTTTTCAACTGGATGATTATTTTCTTTTAACCAATTATAAAGTAATTCGGTTTGAGTTTTTTTGCCCGAACCATCCGTACCGTCGATGACTATTAAAAAGCCTTTACTCATATTGTTTTATTTTTTCAATTATAGAATTAATTTGTTTATCTAAATCTTCTTCGCTGCCATTATTATCAATCTGAAATTCAGCCTTAGTCATCAATATAGGAACTGAAGCATCAGCCTCTCTTTTATGATCCTCGACAAACTCTTCAAATGTTTTATTGTCATCGTCTGTGTTTTGTGATCTTTTGACTAATCGTTCATAACGCAATTTAATGTCAGCATCAATCGCAACTAAATGAAAATTAGGTATTTCCTTTAAGTAGGCAATATCAGCTTCGCGTCTAATTCCTTCGACAACAATATATTCATGATTATCCTCTCTGATGTCTTTAGCCATGGCTTTAGCTAAAAGATCTTCACCAAATCTTTGTCTTAAAAAAGTTGATAAATCTTGAAAATTTACTCGGTTTTTTTCAATTTGCAGTCGGTCCATAGCGTCTCTAAGCGAATCAGAAAAACCATGGCGGCTTGCCCCGTATTTATTTACAATGTATTCAGACACTCTGCCTTTACCAGCAGAAAGCGGTCCGACTAAGCCAATTACAATCATATTTTTGTTGTCATCCTAGCGTAAGCTAGGACCCAGGAGTTGACCGTAGGAGCTTTAATTGTAGGGTAATAATTTTTAAAGCTTATACGTTTTTCTCCTGGGTTCCCGCTTGCGCGGGAATGACAGTTAAATTATTTTTTAATTATATCTTGTTCACCACGCCTAATATCCCAGTCGCTAGCAGACAGATTAGAGTGCAATTTCAAATCAGGGAAATTCTTAGCTAAAGCATGGTGCATCTGATGAGCGATTAAACGATAAGTTGGGTGAACCGTAGTATCAGCTCTTAACTCAGTTACATAAATCATTTGTGGCAAACTGTAGTAGGTGCGGCATGAAACTAGGAAGCCTAGTGAAACATAATACTGCTTTTCTTCTTCGCTAACATTAAGTTTGGCAATTCTTTCAGTTTGAGTTTTGATTAATTCTCTTGCTTGAGTTCGCAAATCTTCTGGCAGCTGTTCTAAATACCAAGCATGAAAACCAAAATGTGTAGTAGCTAAAGGCATACGGAATACGCCGTTACGATGGCGCTGAGCATCACGTGACGAGCCAAAATCTAATAAATAATCGCACCAACAACCACCTAATTCATCTAAGAATGAAGGCAGATTAGTTTTGATTGGTCGTTCACTTATTACTTCCTTAAATGGAGCTAATGA is a genomic window of Candidatus Falkowbacteria bacterium containing:
- a CDS encoding deoxynucleoside kinase, producing the protein MSKGFLIVIDGTDGSGKKTQTELLYNWLKENNHPVEKISFPSYGTPSAYFVERYLNGDYGQKANEVNPRLSSIFYALDRFDKSQAIKEMLAEGKIVVTDRYVTANMGHQGSKFTDQAALREYFTWLYDFEYEICQIPKPDLNILLHVSSEINTKLITNRGNVQDIHEKDPEHLKKAELTYLEIAKLFSEDMTMIECVKDDQIMSREEIHEIIKAKVSTLIK
- a CDS encoding NAD(P)-binding domain-containing protein, with translation MNIAIFETKPWEQDMFKKELKGQKITFFKEPIQKVPLKKFKNTNVITSFITSKIDAKIIKELPNLKLIATRSTGFDHIDLKQSTAQKVKVVNVPTYGENTVAEHAFALILNLSRNVFKSYLRSLKKDYSIEGLKGFDLQDKTIGVVGCGHIGLHLIRIARGFGMDVLVYDINRDKFLSETLNFKYVGLNELLKKSDVISMHLPYCKATHHIINKKNIKLIKKGAILINTARGGLVDTSALIEALDKKILRGIGLDVLEGENLLLEEHHMLHREKSNNKEMAMLIKDHKLLAKDNVIYTPHIAFYSQEAVDRITKTTIENIKSFIKGKTVNEVKAL
- the gatB gene encoding Asp-tRNA(Asn)/Glu-tRNA(Gln) amidotransferase subunit GatB → MYDIIIGLEIHAGLKTKSKMFCSCANETSAEANTNVCPICLGHPGTLPTVNKEAVEKTILLGLALDCTINQHSKFDRKNYFYPDLPKGYQISQYDIPFCEGGSLEVNDKKIAITRIHLEEDTGRLSHPALSDDSLVDFNRAGTPLLELVTEPIIPDPATAKAFGQRYQQVLRYFNISTADMEKGEMRCEGNISLQTKGSWKYKNGQIIPVGKAKLNAKVELKNINSFRSLERALEFEIKRQSIALDKGETILPETRGWNDQKSETVRQRVKETSADYRYFPEPDLPPVVITNSWLKDIKARMVELPWKTESRLRAEYGLSEYDAMVVALDKNLLSFTEDVISELQAWVKTKGDNWERQRVILSKLAVNWIINELSKNLNEKNQSAKDLKLTAENLAEFILMVHQGKINSSAAQKILSVMMNKGGEPTSIMNSLGLAQIDDKTALKEIIKKIISAKPDQVELYKKGKVTVIQFFIGQVMAASKGAANPAVVKELLEEELKK
- a CDS encoding AAA family ATPase, which translates into the protein MIVIGLVGPLSAGKGRVSEYIVNKYGASRHGFSDSLRDAMDRLQIEKNRVNFQDLSTFLRQRFGEDLLAKAMAKDIREDNHEYIVVEGIRREADIAYLKEIPNFHLVAIDADIKLRYERLVKRSQNTDDDNKTFEEFVEDHKREADASVPILMTKAEFQIDNNGSEEDLDKQINSIIEKIKQYE
- a CDS encoding prepilin-type N-terminal cleavage/methylation domain-containing protein, with the protein product MNLKSEKGFTLIELLVVIAIIGVLSTMAIIALGNARAKARDARRVADIKQISTALELYYSDYGYYPTIITPGNALASADGTKIYINNIPNNPSPRNDSGCGDNNYTYSSTPDNSNYSLNFCLGNNVNSTSAGVNSSSSSGFGTAPGLVGWWKFDEGSGTTAIDSSGNSNTGTWSGAGIHYSSGKTGIYAGQFNGINNINISNSSNLNNRSITVMGWIKITNTSNWMLILKNDYPNTGTYYIYSDGPGNGVRWTIFDSVRYDAVYSSDPVINTWNHYAGVANASLNSMTLYVNGVPRASTSNASVGISSANIVIGSFAGSYFTNGSIDDVRIYNRALSAAEILALYNSTK